TGCGCATCCAAACTATACCtactaaacaactgctcaccatcctcaaaTGGATCACCCTAGTTTTCAAAACTtttaacggggtcagttactgcataaacaatacaAGATAATACAACAAACAGAAACACAATCACAATCcctcaacaccgtcacatcaccaatcatctgactacacactaaagtgtgtagccctgcgagaatatccatcgcaacagatattccacaccaccagtggtggaccgcagccgttcccacctaagactcgctcatctccatcgagcgaataacccatgtttcttaatgtgcacatcccccttatgacgggaacctggtcggacaagagttggtcgtcatacatccaatcaaacacatttatattctcaacaaacaactagttagtggtaagtcgaggtcgatccatgagacggtgtgctttggattctaagtctatctatctcaatttatgttagtgtcacaatttgtttgggtttgtagttgtgtctaaactaatgcaagcgataaagtaaaacaagcaataaagcaaataagggtgtaaacaagtaataaagagtgctaggatgtcatgggttcacaagggattcatgggagttgaccatacaaacatgttctcaaagttgcaagcaattaatgtagTAAAGGaaccaagttggtttatgtcttacgtttcttaggaagagttgggtcctggagccgaatcgattagattatacaacacctacaagtcgacttagtttcctcttaatcacttctatgcatggtctagtaagactcgagttggtttatatcttactagtctcattaaaaagataagagatggttgtaaatgcaaggattcataggcttagcatttcatcaaacataacatgtgcataggttaacaatacaacaaataagcaatttaattatgaaaacatattagattaagcatgaatcattctccatgttggttttccctaattacccattaatcctagctatgagactactcactcattatcaagtttaacatactaacaaggttgtcaatcatattaacaaagcaaaacatgatgaacaagtaagaaagattaacaataattaaaacaaggattaagataattatacctatggagattctaaaataataatgcaaagaataatagaagtacttgacgattgatggaaggttgtcaatatcccaataaacccaaatgatcttctaattacccaataataaacttgaattactcaataataaacttgaacaataattaaggaaagattaatgtgtaattttgtggaaagattaaaggataatctattctaatctactcctaatctaatctaaggaaatttgatttaatctaagaaagcttgatttaatctaaggaaaaacttgatggtttgattattacaaatggggtatttatagtagtggatcattaggttaagcaagggtaaattagtaaataacaatgctaattgttgagtagggaaatgcgcctctcaaagaaagatgtgagtctcctttttgctagtctttaaAAATATGCACATCTCGAGTGGAACAAGGAAGAGGACATTTTgcactgtgaaggaatccgagcggattgtgggtcgggacgctcggactgtagcagggggagacgagcggatcaagcacgggacgctcggatcttaaagcagtgttcttcttcattcttgtctatcaaacaatccgagcgtctttgaaggggagacgctcgcctgtaggagacgagcggattgggtctcgggacgctcgtcctggcggACAGTttctctatttgagctcggattttaaaacagacgtcattttctcatccggactcctattggagagattcaaaagcctagatcagttgatttttcgatgccttttcatctagcatactttcagagccaaaggagcaactctcggtttggttccgagcaatttcttcttgtaatgtcttccttctcgtcatccttgcttttaagcctatgagccttctatatactctttattcctatatCCTTGGTCACAATtgttgcctcctcttcatactagtccatctaatataatcaataagcttccaaatatgcacgggagacgggaatttccgcctaattaccttctttcctacaaaacatacgaaatgcactaggaaagaaaaatagaaagcatttgacggataaaatggctatgaaatgttataatagtatgcaaaataggttcaactaggggactaaatgtgtgcaaataatgtccacatcaaatatccccaaaccgaactttactcgtcccgagtaaagaggtgataaaaactagacctttatttaaattatcctactaatataaccgatatgagacaattagcgagtctcactccgccccttcaactcacaacaagacaaccatgaggtaggataccttcttgcaaggcaaggtggggcttgccaaaatggcgacacatccaagcatttaagcacacaaaatcaagtaatggatgcatctacaaaataatagccactttcctcatctaagtggcggaaattatctacaagggaagcaatctaaggttacacattccatcatagatacggtttcttcaaactactaagcctagaaggataccaataaatcacctccaagttgtgtcaagcttgggtaatacctttgtcctcaatcgttaaatgcttttgtcaagaatagactccctatggtgttagaaacactggaggatcgcggaattccccttctcgccaagacaagaagaagggtcgtcccctctttaccatgcacaaaagtggatacgatggaaaagggatcaatagaacttgagttgcatttgggagtttgcttttgttgttgtttttccccccaatttcttatggcatttgacatttgagaacactttctttttgccattttttttgatttttggcatttcaatacttgacaacttttcaacttttgcattttcttttgaacattttcaaagtcgccCCATTTTTAGGGAgagtgcttatatttgaagtattaggagtctatttttgctcctcttttcatttgatgcaattgcaaactttttttcattttcatttcttgaactcaaatttgaacaatttttgttcccattccctttgatgataaaatgtatggtagaacatggatgaatgatggttgcatggtttcaagggtcaccttggaataaacggtagcaaaggagttatcacaccacaaggtactcttgactaggccttaatccatgggtcaaaggatactagtatgacacatcctagggtgtttttcaagtattctaacaagcaaagtcttaagaagaaaaagtatctacaagggccttatatacttgtcatgtttcccaaatagatgctttcacaaaatttttctaacatgcaactatatgccatgatgcaactaacatatatacatcctaatgcatatgcttctaccaactattatgtcatataaactaaatgcaatcctaaattcacattgtttataccgcatcaatcaaaataaaaccacatagtcattaacataaagaggaaaaaggagattggaaagatcataccatgcggtcttcaatatcctcatgtctcggatgtggcttagtcgatcaatgtgaaaaaggatagacaaacacaatatatacaaacaatatatacaagactacactataaaggaaatgaacgtgtttttggattttttaatttttcaaatttttatggtttttgattttatgaaataaaaagacaggtttttgtgtttttcaaaaattttcaatttttatgcattttggaatataaattctcatcccccactttattttgaacattgtcctcaatgtacatgtaggagtaggaatgaaaaagaaatacatgtttttggatttttttttttgattttatggaaattaaagtacaaatgcaatgatatgatatgaatactctaactaaatgcaattctatatgacatatataacaaatgaatgcaatctaagttatactatgtgatgcatgatttctagtaaactatggtcacctatgatcaaacctcccaaaccgatttaagcactatttctagtgtagaaaagaataggattggtcattagtgactatgcatgaatgcaactaactatatgagacatgtgagatatactacaatgcaaactatactaaatgaactaactaatgtaaatggaatatgaaatataatacaaatgcatgctaaatgtatataactaaatgcaagtgtaaatgtaatgcaaaatcaaaggaaaggatatcttacaaatggtggtttgagataggactccaccaaactagtttaatTTGTTGAAATTCTTtgttttgtccatagagctcaaggctcttaaaagAAGAtaaaaagcttgtgaacaagctccaaataagcataagtatgggttgctccatttgaacatgaaatttggccaaggaagtttgtcatatgttctttatttcaccttgtccttggcactagagctttcccaatgcttcaaatcaacaagcccatgattcttgtcaacatgaggaatgaagtatggctcatattcgtccggagacctccactcaccaccttctcctttacttttttgtgatgatgatagcatttgggtttgtcaatccttccaaagaagaaggagaattctcataacattgatgatcagataccttaggagttgagattgtgggtgccaaatcgccacaagcacgttcatttgcaagtttgttcttgagcttttccaccaagtaccctttatatgataatttgactttttggagaaggtccaccatatcatctccaacaatcataggtttcatggtgggtgcgaaaaagtcttcatggtcaataggaaacaggaattcatcttcttcatggaagcataactcaaacttctcaaggatgggctcctcaagtaaggcaatctcacaactccatttatcttcttcattgcaagacacatatcccgcataagcttcttccataggtttgtcatcatcgctatctccataccaatcatagatgggggcttcactcctcctcatcaactctttctccaacacctcaatgttcacatcaaaagtcacaccctcatactcacaaaggctaagagtatttggcttactcaacctcatgtcttcctcatcaaataccacactttcatactcacaagagctcaaggagattggctcttcccacttcatatcttcttcatcaaaggtcattgcctcaaattcacattcatgttcaatgctcaaggattggtggagAGTGTTTGTTTGGGGTTTTTCTTGggtttctttcatttgggcaattcgaatagacaactcctcaccatgggtaagaatgctttgaagaacattgctcctattttggctctcctctagaatttttgtgaagaaattttgttggtctcccatcatttggagaatcatatcttgaatgtcaaagttgggctcatctttttgttgtgggtgggtgtgaaagtgctcatattgtggcatttggaattggttgtaaagtgagttttgagtgggtggttgttgttgatattgaatgtggtgattttggtgggaaaagttggggtagtagttaggattttcatcgtataagttgtaaggtaggtttgtgttgacttgctcctcaaactccccatacccatagtcatactcaaaagatccaccacacactccatatgtcaagtcttgagccatcatagctaagacaaagaAACAACTACAAGTATGGAAACTGCACAAAAATGgaaagaacaatccttgaggaacaagttcttcaaggtgaaagcaaaatcaaaataggcaaacaagtaagaacttagtcacatagcaccatccccggcaacgacgccattttggtcggacaagagttggtcgtcacacatccaatcaaacacatttatattctcaacaaacaactagttagtggtaagtcgaggtcgatccatgagacggtgtgctttgggttctaagtctatctatctcaatttatgctagtatcacaatttgtttgggtttatagttgtgtctaaactaatgcaagcgataaagtaaaacaaacaataaagcaaataagggtgtaaacaagtaataaagtatgctaggatgtcatgggttcacaagggattcatgggagttgaccatacaaacatgttctcaaagttgcaagcaattaatgttataaaggaaccgagttggtttatgtcttacggttcttaggaagagttgggtcccggagccgaatcgattagattgtacaacacctacaagtcgacttagtttcctcctaatcacttctatgcatggtctaataagactcgagttggtttatatcttactagtctcattgaaaagataagagatagttgtaaatgcaaggattcataggcttagcatttcatcaaacataacatgtgcataggttaacaatacaacaaacaagcaatttaattatgaaaacatattagattaaacatgaatcattctccatgttggttttccctaattacccattaatcctagataTGAGACTAATCACTCaatatcaagtttaacatgctaacaaggttgtcaatcatattaacaaggcaaaacatgatgaacaagtaagaaagattaacaattattaaaaaaaggattaagagaattatacctatgaagattccaaaataataatgcaaagaataatagaagtatttgatgattgatggaaggttgtcaatctcccaataaacccaaatgatcttctaattacccaataataaacttgaattactcaataataaacttgaacaataattaagaaaagattaatgtgtaattttgtggaaagattaaaggataatttattataatctactcctaatataatttaaggaaagttgatttaatctaagaaagct
The DNA window shown above is from Silene latifolia isolate original U9 population unplaced genomic scaffold, ASM4854445v1 scaffold_266, whole genome shotgun sequence and carries:
- the LOC141639058 gene encoding uncharacterized protein LOC141639058, giving the protein MMAQDLTYGVCGGSFEYDYGYGEFEEQVNTNLPYNLYDENPNYYPNFSHQNHHIQYQQQPPTQNSLYNQFQMPQYEHFHTHPQQKDEPNFDIQDMILQMMGDQQNFFTKILEESQNRSNVLQSILTHGEELSIRIAQMKETQEKPQTNTLHQSLSIEHECEFEAMTFDEEDMKWEEPISLSSCEYESVVFDEEDMRLSKPNTLSLCEYEGVTFDVNIEVLEKELMRRSEAPIYDWYGDSDDDKPMEEAYAGYVSCNEEDKWSCEIALLEEPILEKFELCFHEEDEFLFPIDHEDFFAPTMKPMIVGDDMVDLLQKVKLSYKGYLVEKLKNKLANERACGDLAPTISTPKVSDHQCYENSPSSLEGLTNPNAIIITKK